From Ramlibacter tataouinensis, the proteins below share one genomic window:
- the ruvC gene encoding crossover junction endodeoxyribonuclease RuvC, which translates to MRILGIDPGLQTTGFGVIDVAGHALSYVASGTITTTHIERGDLPARLKVLFDGIAEVKARYAPDAAAVEIVFVNVNPQATLLLGQARGACVTALVSCGLPVAEYTALQMKQAVAGHGQAAKAQVQEMVKRLLKLPGLPGKDAADALGLAITHAHVGAAQDRIAQATQLGRKTTGMYRGGRSY; encoded by the coding sequence ATGCGCATCCTCGGCATCGACCCCGGCCTGCAGACCACCGGCTTCGGCGTGATCGATGTCGCCGGCCACGCGCTCAGCTATGTGGCCAGTGGCACCATCACCACCACGCATATCGAGCGCGGCGACCTGCCGGCGCGCCTCAAGGTGCTGTTCGACGGCATCGCCGAAGTGAAAGCGCGCTACGCGCCGGATGCGGCGGCGGTCGAGATCGTCTTCGTCAACGTCAACCCGCAGGCGACCCTGCTCCTGGGGCAGGCGCGCGGCGCCTGCGTCACCGCCCTGGTGTCCTGCGGCCTGCCGGTGGCGGAATACACGGCGCTGCAGATGAAGCAAGCCGTGGCCGGTCACGGCCAGGCGGCCAAGGCCCAGGTGCAGGAAATGGTCAAGCGCCTGCTGAAACTGCCGGGGCTGCCCGGCAAGGATGCGGCGGACGCGCTGGGCCTGGCGATCACGCACGCCCACGTGGGCGCCGCCCAGGATCGCATCGCACAGGCCACGCAGCTTGGCCGCAAGACCACCGGCATGTATCGCGGCGGCCGCAGCTACTGA
- the aspS gene encoding aspartate--tRNA ligase yields the protein MLMRTTYSGLVTEALMGQAVTLCGWVNRRRDHGGVIFVDLRDREGYVQVVCDPDRAETFKTAEGLRNEFCVQVKGVVRARPPGTTNDHLKSGKIEVLAHELTVLNPSVTPPFQLDDENLSETTRLVHRVLDLRRPYMQNNLMLRYKVAMEVRKFLDANGFIDIETPMLTKSTPEGARDYLVPSRVHDGMFFALPQSPQLFKQLLMVAGYDRYYQITKCFRDEDLRADRQPEFTQIDVETSFMTEEEIREMFEGMIRSTFQNVLGIDIGAFPVMKHEDAMRLYGSDKPDLRVKLEFTEMTDVMKDVDFKVFSGPANSADGRVVALRVPGGGEMSRGEIDGYTEFVKIYGAKGLAWIKVNDAAAGREGLQSPIVKNLHDRAIAEIMKRTGAASGDLIFFGADKAKVVNDAMGALRVKVGHSEFGKSRGLIEGAWRPLWVIDFPMFEHDDEAQRWNAVHHPFTSPKDGHEDWLETDPGRCVAKAYDAVLNGIELGGGSVRIHREDVQSKVFRALKIDAEEAKLKFGFLLDALQYGAPPHGGIAIGLDRFVMLMAGAESLRDVIAFPKTQRAQCLLTQAPGPVDEKQLRELHIKLRNPQGA from the coding sequence ATGTTGATGCGCACGACTTATAGCGGTCTCGTGACCGAAGCCCTGATGGGCCAGGCTGTCACCCTGTGCGGCTGGGTGAACCGCCGCCGCGACCACGGCGGGGTGATCTTCGTTGACCTGCGCGACCGCGAGGGCTACGTGCAGGTGGTGTGCGACCCCGACCGCGCCGAAACCTTCAAGACGGCCGAAGGCCTGCGCAACGAGTTCTGCGTGCAGGTCAAGGGCGTGGTGCGCGCGCGCCCGCCCGGCACCACCAACGACCACCTCAAGAGCGGCAAGATCGAGGTGCTGGCGCACGAGCTGACGGTGCTCAACCCGTCCGTCACGCCGCCGTTCCAGCTCGACGACGAGAACCTGTCGGAGACCACGCGCCTGGTGCACCGGGTGCTCGACCTGCGCCGCCCGTACATGCAGAACAACCTGATGCTGCGCTACAAGGTGGCCATGGAGGTGCGCAAGTTCCTCGATGCCAACGGCTTCATCGACATCGAGACGCCCATGCTCACCAAGAGCACGCCGGAGGGCGCCCGCGACTACCTCGTGCCCAGCCGCGTGCATGACGGCATGTTCTTCGCGCTGCCGCAGTCGCCCCAGCTGTTCAAGCAGCTGCTGATGGTGGCCGGCTACGACCGCTACTACCAGATCACCAAGTGCTTCCGCGACGAGGACCTGCGCGCCGACCGCCAGCCCGAGTTCACGCAGATCGACGTGGAGACCTCCTTCATGACCGAGGAGGAGATCCGCGAGATGTTCGAGGGCATGATCCGCAGCACCTTCCAGAACGTGCTGGGCATCGACATCGGCGCCTTCCCCGTGATGAAGCACGAGGACGCCATGCGCCTGTATGGCTCGGACAAGCCCGACCTGCGCGTCAAGCTCGAGTTCACCGAAATGACCGACGTCATGAAGGACGTGGACTTCAAGGTGTTCTCCGGCCCCGCCAACTCGGCTGACGGCCGCGTGGTCGCCCTGCGCGTGCCCGGCGGCGGCGAGATGAGCCGCGGCGAGATCGACGGCTACACCGAATTCGTGAAGATCTACGGGGCCAAGGGCCTGGCCTGGATCAAGGTCAACGACGCTGCCGCGGGCCGCGAAGGCCTGCAGTCCCCGATCGTCAAGAACCTGCACGACCGGGCCATCGCCGAAATCATGAAGCGCACCGGCGCCGCCAGCGGCGACCTGATCTTCTTCGGCGCCGACAAGGCCAAGGTCGTCAACGACGCCATGGGCGCCCTGCGCGTGAAGGTCGGCCACAGTGAGTTCGGCAAGTCCAGGGGCCTGATCGAAGGCGCATGGAGGCCGCTGTGGGTGATCGACTTCCCGATGTTCGAGCACGACGACGAGGCGCAGCGCTGGAACGCGGTGCACCACCCGTTCACCTCGCCCAAGGACGGGCATGAGGACTGGCTGGAGACCGACCCCGGCCGCTGCGTGGCCAAGGCCTACGACGCCGTGCTCAACGGCATCGAGCTGGGTGGCGGTTCGGTGCGTATCCACCGCGAAGACGTGCAGAGCAAGGTGTTCCGCGCCCTCAAGATCGACGCCGAGGAAGCCAAGCTCAAGTTCGGCTTCCTGCTGGACGCGCTGCAGTACGGCGCGCCCCCGCACGGCGGCATCGCCATCGGCCTGGACCGCTTCGTCATGCTGATGGCCGGCGCCGAGAGCCTGCGCGACGTGATCGCCTTCCCCAAGACCCAGCGCGCCCAGTGCCTGCTGACGCAGGCGCCCGGGCCGGTGGACGAGAAGCAGCTGCGCGAGCTGCATATCAAGCTGCGGAATCCGCAAGGGGCCTGA
- a CDS encoding DUF502 domain-containing protein has product MHALRKWFVAGLLVIVPVAVTVAVLQWIIGTLDSTLQILPQHWHPDRLLGYHIPGFGVLLTLAILLIAGAIVSNIVGRKLVSWGDRLVTRIPVVRSIYSSVKQVSDTLFSPSGNAFRTAVLVQWPRQDVWTIGFVTGAPGGDVTNYLVGDYVSVYVPTTPNPTGGYFVMLRKSDCIELKMTVDEALKYVISMGVVSPKTN; this is encoded by the coding sequence ATGCACGCACTTCGCAAGTGGTTTGTCGCCGGCCTGCTGGTGATCGTCCCCGTCGCAGTGACGGTGGCGGTTCTGCAGTGGATCATCGGCACGCTGGACAGCACCCTGCAGATCCTGCCGCAGCACTGGCATCCCGACCGGCTCCTCGGCTACCACATCCCGGGCTTCGGCGTGCTGCTCACGCTGGCCATCCTGCTGATCGCCGGCGCGATCGTCAGCAACATCGTTGGCCGCAAGCTGGTGTCTTGGGGCGACCGGCTGGTCACCCGCATCCCGGTGGTGCGTTCGATCTATTCGAGCGTCAAGCAAGTCTCGGACACCCTGTTCTCGCCCAGCGGCAACGCCTTCCGCACCGCGGTGCTGGTGCAGTGGCCGCGGCAGGACGTGTGGACCATCGGCTTCGTCACCGGCGCGCCGGGCGGCGACGTCACCAACTACCTCGTGGGCGACTATGTCAGCGTCTACGTGCCCACCACGCCCAACCCCACGGGCGGGTACTTCGTGATGCTTCGCAAGAGCGACTGCATCGAACTCAAGATGACCGTGGACGAGGCGTTGAAATACGTCATCTCCATGGGTGTCGTTTCCCCGAAAACCAATTGA
- a CDS encoding FmdB family zinc ribbon protein: MPIYAYKCASCGHAKDVLQKMSDAPLTECPACGAQAFGKQLTAAGFQLKGSGWYVTDFRGGSGGGASGTPSADKSGEAKPAESKDDSGAAKPADSSKSDTPSAASGGCGGSCACH, from the coding sequence ATGCCGATCTACGCGTACAAATGCGCATCCTGTGGCCATGCCAAGGATGTCCTGCAGAAAATGTCCGACGCCCCGCTGACCGAATGCCCGGCCTGCGGCGCGCAAGCGTTCGGCAAGCAGCTCACCGCCGCCGGCTTCCAGCTCAAAGGCTCGGGCTGGTATGTGACCGATTTCCGCGGCGGCTCCGGCGGCGGCGCATCCGGCACGCCCAGCGCCGACAAGTCCGGTGAGGCCAAGCCGGCCGAATCCAAGGACGATTCCGGCGCGGCCAAGCCCGCCGACAGCAGCAAATCCGACACCCCCTCGGCCGCATCCGGCGGCTGCGGCGGTTCCTGCGCCTGCCACTAG
- a CDS encoding sodium:solute symporter family protein translates to MNYTLVSFVVLYLLGTLALGVWAGTRIKNTADFAIAGRSLPLIMVVTTTFATWFGAETVMGIPAKFVQGGLNAIVEDPFGAGTCLILVGLFFAARLYRQNLLTIGDFYRQRYGRGIEVFCSAAIILSYLGWVAAQITALGLVFSVLTNGAMSETAGMIVGTMAVLVYVVIGGFLAVAWTDFIQMIVLVVGLSIIAMFSADLAGGSDKVMAMVNSKELWNFLPPPTFTDIAFFIGAGLTMMLGSIPQQDVFQRVMSAKNSQTAQRGAVIGGVSYILFAFVPMFIVAAAVVVMGDSAMEMAKNDYQRVLPTFVLTKMPLVMQILFFGALLSAIKSTSSATLLAPSTSFVENILKNLRPHMSDRQQLLAMRVTIVAFTGAVLAYAIAMKGTPIYDLVSAAYQVTLVGAFVPLVMGLYWKRATTQGAIASVAAGIAVWVLFFPQVGGEALSKLFPGQLAGLLAAFVGMVAGSLAPQVLRNRHEPRAAMAGLRPH, encoded by the coding sequence ATGAACTACACACTCGTTTCGTTTGTCGTGCTGTACCTGCTCGGCACGCTGGCGCTGGGCGTCTGGGCGGGCACGCGGATCAAGAACACGGCCGACTTCGCCATCGCCGGGCGCAGCCTGCCGCTGATCATGGTGGTGACCACCACCTTCGCCACCTGGTTCGGCGCCGAAACCGTCATGGGCATCCCCGCCAAGTTCGTGCAGGGCGGGCTGAACGCCATCGTCGAGGACCCGTTCGGCGCCGGCACCTGCCTGATCCTGGTGGGCCTGTTCTTCGCCGCCCGCCTGTACCGGCAGAACCTCCTGACCATCGGCGACTTCTACCGCCAGCGCTATGGCCGCGGCATCGAAGTGTTCTGTTCCGCCGCCATCATCCTCAGCTACCTGGGCTGGGTCGCGGCGCAGATCACCGCGCTGGGCCTGGTGTTCTCGGTGCTCACCAACGGCGCGATGTCCGAGACCGCGGGCATGATCGTCGGCACGATGGCGGTGCTGGTGTACGTGGTGATCGGCGGCTTCCTGGCGGTCGCCTGGACCGATTTCATCCAGATGATCGTGCTGGTGGTCGGGCTGTCCATCATCGCCATGTTCTCCGCCGACCTGGCCGGCGGTTCGGACAAGGTGATGGCCATGGTCAACTCCAAGGAGCTGTGGAATTTCCTGCCGCCGCCCACCTTCACGGACATCGCCTTCTTCATCGGCGCCGGCCTGACCATGATGCTGGGCAGCATCCCGCAGCAGGACGTGTTCCAGCGCGTGATGTCGGCCAAGAACTCGCAGACCGCCCAGCGCGGCGCGGTGATCGGCGGCGTCAGCTACATCCTGTTCGCCTTCGTGCCCATGTTCATCGTGGCCGCCGCGGTCGTGGTGATGGGCGACAGCGCCATGGAAATGGCCAAGAACGACTACCAGCGCGTGCTGCCGACCTTCGTGCTGACCAAGATGCCGCTGGTCATGCAGATCCTGTTCTTCGGCGCGCTGCTGTCGGCCATCAAGAGCACGTCCTCGGCGACACTGCTGGCGCCTTCCACCAGCTTCGTGGAGAACATCCTCAAGAACCTGCGTCCCCACATGAGCGACCGGCAGCAGCTGCTGGCCATGCGTGTGACCATCGTGGCCTTCACCGGCGCCGTGCTGGCCTACGCGATCGCCATGAAGGGCACGCCCATCTACGACCTGGTGTCGGCGGCCTACCAGGTCACGCTGGTGGGCGCGTTCGTGCCGCTGGTCATGGGCCTGTACTGGAAGCGCGCCACCACGCAGGGGGCGATCGCCTCGGTGGCGGCGGGCATCGCGGTCTGGGTGCTGTTCTTCCCCCAGGTCGGCGGCGAGGCGCTGAGCAAGCTGTTCCCGGGCCAGCTCGCCGGCCTGCTGGCGGCGTTCGTCGGCATGGTGGCCGGATCGCTGGCGCCGCAGGTACTGCGCAACCGTCACGAACCGCGGGCGGCGATGGCCGGCTTGCGGCCGCACTGA
- the ubiB gene encoding ubiquinone biosynthesis regulatory protein kinase UbiB: MTRYLRGIYIVWVALRYGLDELVLSSFQKRHLSFAARVLSIGRDLRAPRGQRLRQMLEHLGPIFVKFGQVLSTRRDLLPADVADELARLQDRVPPFPTEVAIATIERAFRRPLDSIFAEFEREPVASASIAQVHFAQFKDRDGHLREVAVKVLRPGMLSVIEKDLSLMRMMAGWLELSHDGRRLKPREVVAEFDKYLHDELDLVREAANAAQLRRNMAGLNLVLIPEMYWDFCHPEVIVMERMRGVPISQTARLVDAGVDPRQLARDGVTIFFTQVFRDGFFHADMHPGNIQISLEEATFGRYISLDFGIVGTLSEFDKEYLAQNFTAFFRRDYKRVAELHIESGWVPPATRVDELEAAVRTVCEPYFDRPLKEISLGMVLMRLFQTSRRFQVEIQPQLVLLQKTLLNIEGLGRQLDPELDLWATAKPFLERWMLEQVGPQKLMDELRDQAPRYAKLLPELPHLLDRYLRQRQSADRRDLMDLLVEQKRTNRLLQGIVYGGIGFAVGLIVMQIIVRARVF, from the coding sequence ATGACGCGCTACCTGCGCGGCATCTATATCGTCTGGGTGGCCCTGCGCTACGGCTTGGACGAGCTCGTGCTTTCCAGCTTCCAGAAGCGCCACCTGAGTTTCGCCGCCCGGGTCCTGTCGATCGGCCGCGACCTGCGCGCCCCGCGCGGCCAGCGCCTGCGCCAGATGCTGGAGCACCTGGGCCCCATCTTCGTCAAGTTCGGCCAGGTGCTGTCGACCCGGCGCGACCTGCTGCCGGCCGACGTCGCCGACGAGCTCGCGCGCTTGCAGGACCGGGTGCCGCCGTTCCCGACCGAGGTCGCCATCGCCACCATCGAGCGCGCGTTCCGGCGCCCGCTGGATTCCATCTTCGCGGAGTTCGAGCGCGAGCCGGTGGCCAGCGCGTCGATCGCCCAGGTGCACTTCGCCCAGTTCAAGGATCGCGACGGCCACCTGCGCGAAGTGGCGGTGAAGGTGCTGCGGCCGGGCATGCTGTCGGTGATCGAGAAGGACCTGAGCCTGATGCGCATGATGGCCGGCTGGCTGGAGCTGTCGCACGACGGCCGGCGCCTGAAGCCGCGCGAGGTCGTCGCCGAGTTCGACAAGTACCTGCACGACGAGCTCGACCTGGTGCGCGAAGCCGCGAACGCGGCGCAGCTGCGCCGCAACATGGCGGGCCTCAACCTGGTGCTGATCCCGGAGATGTACTGGGACTTCTGCCACCCGGAAGTGATCGTCATGGAGCGCATGCGGGGCGTTCCCATCAGCCAGACCGCGCGCCTGGTGGACGCGGGCGTGGACCCGCGGCAACTGGCCCGCGACGGCGTCACCATCTTCTTCACCCAGGTGTTCCGGGACGGCTTTTTCCATGCCGACATGCACCCGGGCAACATCCAGATCAGCCTGGAGGAGGCCACGTTCGGGCGCTACATCTCGCTGGATTTCGGCATCGTCGGCACGCTCAGCGAATTCGACAAGGAATACCTGGCGCAGAACTTCACCGCCTTCTTCCGCCGCGACTACAAGCGGGTGGCCGAACTGCACATCGAGTCCGGCTGGGTGCCGCCGGCCACCCGGGTGGACGAACTCGAAGCGGCGGTGCGTACGGTATGCGAGCCGTACTTCGACCGGCCGCTGAAGGAGATCTCGCTGGGCATGGTGCTGATGCGGCTGTTCCAGACCTCGCGGCGCTTCCAGGTCGAGATCCAGCCGCAGCTGGTGCTGCTGCAGAAGACGCTGCTGAACATCGAGGGCTTGGGCCGCCAGCTCGATCCCGAACTGGACCTCTGGGCCACCGCCAAGCCTTTCCTGGAGCGCTGGATGCTCGAGCAGGTCGGGCCGCAGAAGCTGATGGACGAATTGCGCGACCAGGCGCCGCGCTACGCCAAGCTGCTGCCCGAGCTGCCGCACCTGCTGGACCGCTACCTGCGCCAGCGCCAGTCCGCCGACCGGCGCGACCTGATGGACCTGCTGGTCGAGCAAAAGCGCACCAATCGCCTGCTTCAGGGTATCGTTTACGGCGGAATCGGCTTCGCGGTCGGCCTGATCGTCATGCAGATCATCGTGCGGGCGCGCGTTTTCTAG
- a CDS encoding Tim44 domain-containing protein has product MKFWSTMFVVLLALGSLDAEAARRLGGGSSVGRQSGNVTQREAQRTPPAGPAQNQAAPAQNQAAPAAAPGQAAAAAAPKRPWGAMLGGLAAGLGLAWLAHTLGLGEAFGQFLLIALLVMLAMMAVGMIMRSRRTQAAGAYAYPGGAAPADVARPPPQYSPDKIGNDASARPWERSSMAFEAGKYAPQGRGVQIGSALGGPSGSWEVPAGFDIEAFTSAAKRNFISLQDAWDRSDVATLRAMMTDDMLGEIKSQLTERENQLGGRPNKTDVVMLEAQLLGIEDMGDAYMASVEFSGMIREEPSAGPSPFREVWNMTKPKSGPDGWLVAGVQALQ; this is encoded by the coding sequence ATGAAGTTCTGGTCAACGATGTTCGTCGTGCTGCTGGCACTCGGCAGTCTCGATGCAGAGGCCGCGCGCCGCCTTGGCGGCGGCAGTTCGGTTGGACGCCAGTCGGGCAACGTGACGCAGCGCGAGGCGCAGCGCACGCCACCGGCGGGCCCCGCGCAGAACCAGGCGGCACCCGCGCAGAACCAGGCCGCACCGGCCGCGGCCCCCGGCCAGGCCGCTGCCGCCGCCGCGCCCAAGCGGCCCTGGGGCGCCATGCTGGGTGGCCTCGCCGCCGGCCTGGGCCTGGCCTGGCTGGCCCATACGCTGGGGCTCGGTGAAGCCTTCGGCCAGTTCCTGTTGATCGCCTTGCTGGTGATGCTGGCAATGATGGCGGTGGGCATGATCATGCGTTCGCGCCGGACCCAGGCCGCGGGGGCCTACGCCTACCCGGGCGGCGCCGCGCCGGCCGACGTGGCCCGGCCGCCCCCGCAGTACAGCCCCGACAAGATCGGCAACGACGCGTCGGCACGGCCGTGGGAACGCAGCAGCATGGCCTTCGAGGCTGGCAAGTACGCGCCGCAGGGGCGCGGCGTCCAGATCGGCTCGGCCCTGGGCGGACCGTCCGGCAGCTGGGAAGTCCCCGCCGGATTCGACATCGAAGCCTTCACCAGCGCGGCCAAGCGCAATTTCATCAGCCTGCAGGACGCCTGGGACCGGTCGGACGTGGCCACCTTGCGGGCCATGATGACCGACGACATGCTGGGCGAGATCAAGTCCCAGCTGACCGAGCGCGAAAACCAGTTGGGCGGCCGGCCGAACAAGACTGACGTGGTCATGCTCGAAGCCCAGTTGCTCGGCATCGAGGACATGGGCGATGCCTACATGGCCAGCGTGGAGTTCTCCGGGATGATCCGCGAGGAGCCGTCCGCCGGACCCAGTCCCTTCCGCGAGGTGTGGAACATGACCAAGCCCAAGAGCGGCCCGGACGGCTGGCTGGTGGCCGGGGTGCAGGCGCTTCAGTGA
- the ubiE gene encoding bifunctional demethylmenaquinone methyltransferase/2-methoxy-6-polyprenyl-1,4-benzoquinol methylase UbiE, whose product MSDTHFGFESVDERDKARRVRGVFDSVAPRYDLMNDLMSMGLHRAWKAYTVMVADIKPGARVLDLAGGTGDLALAFARKAGPTGQVVHTDINEAMLRTGRDRLLDAGIALPTLVCDAEQLPLASDSFDLVSVAFGLRNMTHKETALAEMHRVLKPRGKLLVLEFSKVAQPLEKAYDWYSFQVLPRLGQWVAGDSASYRYLAESIRMHPSQEELKAMMRKCGFGHVDYHNLTGGLVALHVGIKC is encoded by the coding sequence ATGAGCGACACCCATTTCGGCTTCGAATCGGTCGACGAACGCGACAAGGCACGGCGTGTGCGCGGCGTCTTCGACTCCGTCGCCCCCCGCTACGACCTGATGAACGACCTCATGTCCATGGGGTTGCACCGGGCCTGGAAGGCCTACACGGTGATGGTCGCGGACATCAAGCCGGGCGCGCGCGTGCTGGACCTGGCCGGCGGCACGGGTGACCTGGCGCTCGCCTTCGCCAGGAAAGCGGGACCCACCGGCCAGGTGGTCCATACGGACATCAACGAGGCCATGCTGCGCACCGGCCGCGACCGGCTGCTCGATGCCGGCATCGCTCTGCCCACGCTGGTGTGCGATGCCGAACAGCTGCCGCTGGCGAGCGACTCCTTCGACCTGGTGAGCGTGGCGTTCGGGCTGCGCAACATGACGCACAAGGAAACCGCGCTGGCTGAGATGCACCGCGTGCTCAAGCCCCGCGGCAAGTTGCTGGTGCTGGAGTTTTCCAAGGTAGCCCAGCCGCTGGAAAAGGCCTACGACTGGTATTCGTTCCAGGTGCTGCCGCGCCTGGGCCAGTGGGTGGCCGGCGATTCGGCGAGCTACCGCTACCTGGCCGAGTCGATCCGCATGCACCCCAGCCAGGAGGAGCTCAAGGCCATGATGCGCAAATGCGGTTTCGGCCATGTGGACTATCACAACCTCACTGGCGGGTTGGTGGCGCTGCATGTTGGAATCAAGTGTTGA
- a CDS encoding gamma-butyrobetaine hydroxylase-like domain-containing protein — MAGLASDTPAPVSMTVHGRSRMLEVAFSDGSQFRIPFELMRVYSPSAEVKGHGPGQEVLQTGKREVELVDVQPVGNYAIQPTFSDGHSSGIFSWDYLYMLGAQQERLWSEYQQRLAEAGVDRDAPMADKAGHACGH; from the coding sequence ATGGCTGGCTTGGCTTCCGACACTCCGGCGCCCGTATCCATGACCGTGCACGGCCGGTCGCGGATGCTCGAGGTGGCTTTTTCCGACGGCTCGCAGTTCCGCATTCCCTTCGAGCTGATGCGCGTTTATTCGCCTTCGGCCGAGGTCAAGGGCCACGGTCCCGGCCAGGAGGTGCTGCAGACCGGCAAGCGTGAGGTCGAACTGGTGGATGTCCAGCCCGTGGGCAATTACGCCATCCAGCCCACCTTCTCCGACGGCCATTCCAGCGGCATTTTTTCCTGGGACTACCTGTACATGCTGGGTGCGCAGCAGGAGCGGCTGTGGTCCGAGTACCAGCAGCGCCTGGCCGAGGCGGGCGTCGACCGCGATGCGCCGATGGCCGACAAGGCGGGCCACGCCTGCGGACACTAG
- a CDS encoding ShlB/FhaC/HecB family hemolysin secretion/activation protein translates to MVRGSRAPRRRSGHGALLGFAALAAIAAPQVWAQPVAPARAAAASAPVFAIKGFKVSGENPLGEAETASILAPYVRPDARLETLQQATATLEKALRDKGFGLHRVALPPQEVGDTVRLDVVKFSMGRIAIEGRSLYDEENIRRTVPELREGQTPNFKTLAVQTAIANENPNKAIVVGLRESDQPDKIDATITVKEQRPWNIGFGVTNGGSDSTGHDRFTVTASHTNLFNLDHQFAAAYTTSLERGEDVKQFGLSYRVPLYAWGGVVGATYTRSDVVGDFGTFTSTGAGHTFGVNYTHYLAPQGGRRSYLTAVLDDKLFNGTTISGQPAGEDRRSRPITLGYTARTTGDTFTWGYNADLAFNTGWGEHNDLQSYKQENTLIDTVHWKALRGGIYYSAGFAGNWIWNARGTFQYSPDVLISGEQFGLGGIGSVRGTSIDRPVSADSGIAATLEVTTPELLGGLRLAGFVDGGWLSNNEPNGAGKPSSDRLTSAGMGLRYSRESFGFSLDYARIVTGSRVPLASNSAAPQRGDDRVYVTLFARF, encoded by the coding sequence ATGGTCAGAGGGTCTCGCGCGCCGCGTCGACGGAGCGGCCACGGCGCGCTGCTGGGCTTTGCGGCCTTGGCGGCCATCGCTGCGCCCCAGGTCTGGGCGCAGCCGGTCGCGCCGGCCCGGGCCGCCGCCGCGTCCGCGCCGGTGTTCGCCATCAAGGGCTTCAAGGTCAGCGGCGAGAACCCGCTGGGCGAGGCCGAGACCGCGAGCATCCTCGCGCCCTACGTCCGCCCCGACGCCAGGCTGGAGACCCTGCAGCAGGCCACGGCGACGCTGGAGAAGGCCCTGCGCGACAAAGGCTTCGGCCTGCACCGCGTGGCGCTGCCGCCGCAGGAAGTGGGCGACACGGTCAGGCTCGACGTCGTCAAGTTCAGTATGGGCAGGATCGCCATCGAAGGCCGGTCGCTGTACGACGAAGAGAACATCCGGCGCACGGTGCCCGAACTGCGGGAAGGGCAGACGCCCAACTTCAAGACCCTGGCCGTCCAGACGGCCATCGCCAACGAGAACCCGAACAAGGCCATCGTCGTCGGCCTGCGCGAGTCCGACCAGCCGGACAAGATCGATGCGACGATCACCGTCAAGGAGCAGCGCCCCTGGAACATCGGCTTCGGCGTCACCAACGGCGGCAGCGACAGCACCGGGCATGACCGCTTTACGGTGACGGCGTCGCACACCAACCTGTTCAATCTCGATCACCAGTTCGCCGCCGCCTACACCACCTCGCTGGAGCGCGGCGAAGACGTCAAGCAGTTCGGCCTGTCCTACCGGGTGCCGCTCTACGCCTGGGGCGGGGTGGTCGGCGCGACCTACACCCGTTCCGACGTGGTGGGCGACTTCGGCACCTTCACCAGCACCGGCGCCGGGCACACCTTTGGCGTCAACTACACCCACTACCTCGCGCCCCAGGGTGGCCGGCGCAGCTACCTGACCGCGGTGCTGGACGACAAGCTGTTCAACGGCACGACCATCAGCGGACAGCCTGCCGGCGAAGACCGGCGCAGCCGGCCCATCACCCTGGGCTACACGGCCCGCACCACGGGCGACACCTTCACCTGGGGTTACAACGCCGACTTGGCCTTCAACACGGGCTGGGGCGAGCACAACGACCTCCAGTCCTACAAGCAGGAGAATACGCTCATCGACACCGTGCACTGGAAGGCACTGCGCGGCGGCATCTACTATTCGGCCGGATTTGCCGGCAACTGGATCTGGAACGCTCGCGGCACCTTCCAGTACAGCCCGGACGTCCTGATCTCGGGCGAACAGTTCGGCCTGGGCGGCATCGGCTCGGTGCGCGGCACCAGCATCGACCGCCCGGTGAGCGCCGACAGTGGCATCGCCGCCACACTGGAAGTCACCACACCGGAACTGTTGGGCGGCCTGCGCCTGGCCGGTTTTGTCGATGGCGGCTGGCTCAGCAACAACGAACCCAACGGAGCCGGCAAGCCGTCCAGCGACCGGCTGACCAGTGCCGGCATGGGCCTGCGTTACTCGCGCGAGTCCTTCGGCTTCTCGCTGGACTACGCGCGCATCGTCACCGGCAGCCGCGTGCCGCTGGCCTCCAACTCCGCGGCCCCCCAACGCGGCGACGACCGCGTCTATGTGACCCTGTTTGCGCGTTTCTAA